The window ACCCTAAGAACGAAGGTCTTTCAAGTTTCCTCGTCAAACCGGTGCATTTCCGCgtcttgtgacgtcactataaTTGTTAATGACGTTGTAAGAAATGATTAAGCGAGTTGCAATAAGCAGGCGAGCggataaaaatacttttgatgaaaacagaaaattgtATTTTGCCTGAAGCCATGAGAATAAGTCAGACTGTGGTGCAATTATACCACGCAGCGTTACGTGGTCAACATTATTTGGAACTAATCATCAAATACTTCCAAGAACTCAGCTTTGTAAACGCCCAGATTTAAACGATTTCTCTGTGACGTGACAACCGCAAGCGCGAATAAGTGCTACATGGTGCACGGGCGACAATAGACTGAGCAACATGAGATATAGCAAATGTAGCTAATGTAATGTAGATATAGCTTTGTCTCTGCGATTCGTGGAgcgaaaaataataaaaacagaaacttTCTCTGACTACGGTAACTACCACAGGACACGATCAGCAACAACTTTCCGAGAAACTTTTCGAGGTCATGGTCGAAAACCAGAAATTGGAAAAGTCAAACAACATAGAAAAATGAACCAAGACACTTTGCATGGATTTTGACGCTTTTgcagaaacattttttaaatttaaattacataGATTTTCCCGAAATTTCACATCCATAACACCGACAAAAACTTATTTGTGACTCACATGACGGTTTTGTCTCGACAGTGGTCTCGACAGTGACAGTTGGTTTTGGCTCGAGAATGGCAGTTTGTTTAGTCCACTTCGTACTTCGAGTGCGCTTCGGCAATGGTTTGCGGATTTCGCGAACCTGAGAAAGTATTTGCAAGACGTTTCgtgataaaaagtattttttaacaaatccTGCTAAATTTGTAACCAAGCTatcattgtgatgtaacaagcACGTTAGAAGTGACGACATAAAGGTCCTAATGAAACAAGAGTGCATGGCCAAATACAGGTCAGAAATctcttttctaaaatggggTCGCAGAATGAGAAAGTCCTGGTCCAATGAACCCCGTAAATTCATTGACGTACCGGAGAATTGTAGATATCTTATTTTAAATTGATGATATAATTTAGCGACTGAACCGTGACTAAAAAttgatatgaaaaaaaaacacccataatgattaattattagtaTTAGCTTAAGATTATAAATTTGCACTGAATTTTATTGGCTATGGTATGCATGTGCACCACAGAAAGACTGCCAATGAACAGACcttcaatttaaaaataaaaatgccaATTATTGGGCTGTTTGCATTGCTATGAACGTCCCAGCTCTATCAGCAACAGATATGCTACACACTGCTGTAATATGAGATCATAATCCGGTAATCTACGCAATGATTATACCTGCGCTGTGTAGTATCCAGGATTGAGCTTGAATTCTTTCACCACTTTGTCAGTCTCCTCCGGCGGCTAAATAACATGGAAACGTCACTGGATCCAgttatttgattaaaaatttcatGATTTGTGCAAAAAATCTTCACAAAACTTTCTTCCAGAAGTAAATATTACTGATCACCTGACTACAATATCTTTGTCTATGCACGATAAAAACTGATGCAACAAACAGTCGTAGATAGAAATAACATTCAATAATGGTgatattatgacatcataataccTGCGCCACCACTTCACAATGGCTGTAGTTGGAGCTGTTTAGGCAGATGTTGTAATTCTTAATGTCGTAACTTGAATTTGCAGCTGGAAACGACACTTCAATGGTTGAAGCAAACGGAAGCGCTTTTACCTTCAAATCTGATGTTAATAGTTTCCAATCTGTTTTGTTGAAATGgaaattaatattttagccAGGATTTTGTGGTTGCCATGAAGGAAACATCAAAATGCGacagaaaaaattgcaaaagattATGCTAATGTACAAAcgtacaaatattttgcaagaaGACACAGCTTGACCGgtaaaaatgttcaattttcaagacgttttgacaaaaatatttcctaaGAATAATTACCATGTATTTCAAAATGAGTATATTCTGAAtctgcaaaatgtttgttaataCCCTTCGGATTGGCATAGATTCTCAGCTAAACGCAAATATTTAAGgatttatatattttgtaaattaaaattttaagcaaagcttatttttattgttctGCCGCATACAATGAAATGAGAACCAGATTACCCTGGTCTTCAATACAAAACTTTCCTTTGGTTCGTAGATATGTGAGAAGGTGTATTCAAGTGTCGAACTATTTTTctacaaacaaataaacaagcaaGCTTAAACAAATCTCAGTTACCTGTAAATGCAAGATACGTAGTCAAATGCAAATTTACACGGATTGGCTAAAAAATATGTGGCATTCAATAACATTCTCGTCTTAATGGTAAATCGTGCCTTTGGTTGAACCAATAATGTTGAAAGGTGAACTGAGTCAGATGTACGAAAAATTATTAATGAATGTTTATTGTGAACATGGACAACAAAATATGAAGCAACCAAAAACAATATTTGAGCCTAAAAAGTTCTATACCTGACAAAATCATCAatcaataattaatctttCCTTATAAAGTTGTAGGCTAAACGATATCTAAAAGATGCAACTTATACTTAAACTAGAAGGTCTGTATAAACattaagttgaaaataattCACGAGTATTCACGATTGAATAATGGGTTCCTTCCTCCCACAAATAAGATGTCCCAGTCTTAGGATGTTTGGGGGACACAATGATCTGCACAGTGTAGTCGGTCACAGAGAAACAAGGATCCATCGGCTTCCATCTCACAACCACCGTGTAACCGTTGACAACAACATCCGGAGCTGTGTATAGGACCTTACGTTGTTGGTCTTCTGAAAATATTTGGTATAGTGTTATATTGAAAATCAAATTCCCACATAACGACCGTATTGGAAATTCACAAGTTCTGTAAATCACATCATCAACTCACCTCCTCTGCATTCACACGACCAGCCTCCAAACGCCTCCTGGCAAGCTGCGAACATGCATTAATAAATTTCTTAGAATGATTGTGCTGGAAACACATTTCATAGTAACGGTAAAAATGGCGATACTAAATTTCCAAGTGCAATACCAGCCAGCAAAATGATTAGTAATCAACACCAATCATGGGAGAATGATATCAAATGGGAAGGTGACATGAAAAggaagaataatattttgaaGACAAAGTAGGAGTGGACATACTACCAtacgtattttgttgttacatGACAATTACCGACATTGATACAGTATTACAATGAATGCCATATTTATTGTAACGCGAAACTCAAAACTTGATTTCTTGCTGAACTCTGATATAAGAGGAAGAATATGCAGAAAATGTTACTTGtagttaaaacatatttttaccatttaacttttattattccTCTCATGCATATAACACATTTGATGTGGGATTGCACTACCTTGCCTCTGTGAAAGGCAGCTTTTGACTAACAGAAGATTAACTACTTTTGGATCCAATTAATTGCCTTTCCAAAGGTTTTGCACCCCTTAAAAGGTTAGGGGGTGCAAGCACAGTTGGGAACCCCAGACATGTATGGTTCAAGCGTCACCTAATGTCCATAGGTTGTATTTTTAAGAGGTCTGAGCTATCTCTAATTGACATGCCTCTGACATGCACAAaggaaatcaaaaaaattccaaaagaAACCTAAGCGAATAAAGATATCGTTGACAAACTTTATTACTGGCAAATTCTACCCTatattcaaaaaaacaaaattcaagcAACTTGCAGTAAAGTCAAGAAATGATGTCAATATTATAAAAGGTAGAAATAAACTTCTCACACGGAGCTTGTTCAAGATATTCCTTAGGCGTCGAATCGAATACGATGTCCTGCTGGTCTACACGATGTCTAATCTCAAAGTTCATGTGTGATTGGTACGAATAATAACGAGGCACCAGAAAGCTGAGTTTCTAAGTTGGTAAAATAGAATTAAAACAGACACGTTTTCAAACCAGATTAAATGTAGTTGTTATTATGACTTGAATTACAAAAGTATCTGGCATTGCGCATAATGCACAGACTGTGCAACAACATAAACGTTGCAAATAGTCTCACCTGATTTTCAGCTGGAGATAGGGGGGATATGATGGAAAGATTATAACAACCATCGTCAGTAGATGGAGTAGTTTCAAAAACGTCTATCTAagtcacaaaaaaaacaatttatatatttttgaaaatattttgttattaatgTTGCTTAATTACTTATTACTGCAAATAATGTCAGTTTATCAGCAAATTGATTATTGCCTTCTATTTCGTACAAAGTGCCAATTCCATTGTAGTAAAATCCAGCTATCCTCTTTCAAATACTAATTTCAATTACAAAAACgtgttttaataaatcaaaGGAAAAGGATCAAGTGAAGTGGTTGTGGTTGGTCATTCGCCTCAAGCAATCTTTCAGCGCACAAGTGATCAACCAGCAGTGAGTCAtagcataaaaatattataattactAGTCAGTGAAATCATTCTCATTTCGCGTGATTTATTGATGATCTGTTCATGGAACACTCTACATTGAGATTTGAAAGGATTGCAAAATAtcttttggaaatttttacTACTTCTTCGTAAGTTACTGATTCAATGCTGCACAATAACCTAATGTTGGAGAGTTAACCTAAGAGTCTTCACGGCAATGTGTGGTTAAACGTTATATTGGGTGTTAAATTAGCTGAagaaaattttggcattaaacattttcatcatttgcAATTTGCTTAACAATGACCacacaaaatattcttgcaaaataaatgcaaaaaatacagCAAGCATAGAGACAATGTTGTTACAAACATAAAGAATATTCAACCGTACTATAAAGCCCTTCAGCTCGACAATAGATGCATCTTTGGGTTTCAACTCAAGAATGGgataaataacaaattttcCCAGGTTTCTATTCTTTACACGAATCCAATGCACATCTATATCTGCATGATGTGGAAACTCAAGTGGATGGTTCAAACTTTCTCTTTTACATTTGAAATCGATCTCTGAATACAAACAACAATGAATTGTTAATAGTCCTGTTGCAACATTAAAAATAGCCAAACCTTAATTTATCACATCATAGATATACGGTTAGCAATGGAAAAGATATTTAACCACTTCAAATAAATATGCTTCGCCAAATATGATGATAATGTATAGAAAGAGTTGCAAAACCTCTGATGATCAAATATAGGAGTTCCTGCTAACTGCTAATGCTAATTGCATGCCAGATTGCAACAAACAAGAGTTTCATAAAATTGCGAAAACTAGTCAAGGTCTGCTAGCTTTCAATCTGTGCAAGATGGATTTTACTTCAAATTGAAAGCTGGTTGAAGTGTAAGCcacacaaacatttttaacaatgcCTACAAAATAGGAATTTTAATGGCTGCATTCAAACCATTTTTAGCTTCTTGCAGCACCGGTTTTAAAGTGCAGTTTCCCATACAACGCAGAAATTGTGATGTTGCTGTGGAACGatcacttttttcaagcagTGGCATAACCTGCATTTAATATTCAACAAATTGAATTGATCAAGTATATAACTTAATGTATAAATGTTTCATCTCCAACTACATACACATTTAATACCTTTGAACAAATACATCATACACAATTCCTTTATATATGCCAGACTCTTGCATACAAGTGAACAACCAgataacgtcacaatttgagcaGCTGGGGTTTAATATTGCTCATCAACTAGTACAGCTTCACgaatattaataaataaaaaaatcatccACCTGTTCAACGCATGTATCGTTGCAAACATGGTACGATGATGCTCCCATCACAAGGTCTCGCTTCATTAAAAGTAAAAGCATGAAGAACTTTCCCAAGCACCACATgttcttgaaatattttacttgtttgccATTGCATTCATTTATCCATGTCATGATTACAAAGCAGAAAAAACATACAACAAACAACCATACATAGATTTATGAAGTCCTCTCTGTAACCAAATTTATACTTATACCAAACTCTAGTTATGTCATGCTAGGGGAATATTTAATTTTCACAACTTGATTGCTCCAAGCAGTGTATTAGCTTTGCTTTGATGAGGTGCTTGATGCTTAATCTTCCACTTCAAGAACATTCTGTACACGACAATAACTCGACAAAGCGGATATTTTTCTTAAATTCTAAATATCTCATCCATGCACAAAATAATGTCTTAGAGAATTTTTAAAGTGAAATCCCAGATTCAAGGATTTGTGGAGGATGATTGATTTATCGACCGCTCTATTTAGTTATATTGACAGTCATTGCTGCACttaattaacaaaacattGGTAACATTATGAAAATTATATGATTTCCTTCGATTGAAGTATTGCAATCCACAAATTTCAAGGCTGTGAATGTTATCagcatattttaaaaatatttttcagagaAAATGTACTATTATATTTGGCtacaccaaatttttaatcCATTAAATTGCCTTAAAGAAAGGTTTGAGCAAAAATGCCGCATTGCCGACCGAATCAGATTTCTGCTAAACTTATTTAGAAATGATCGCaagattttgattttttctatttctacACCCTATTAGCCTAATAAGCAGACATGGCTTGGAATTCACTTGACCTCATTTCTGTCATAAAGATTTCAGCACCGCATATGCAAGTTACCACAAAATCGGAACTTAACACGTAATGACATTCTAACTGCTTCCTTAGAGGTTTACTACAATTACTCCTTCCTGAAAGAGAATACAACATCATCTGACCATCCTGCCTTCTTACGTCGTAATTTTTTTCACAGAACAGCCGAAACGCGACTTTGCAAATTCAGCAAAATCGTGCCGTATTAGCAACGCAGCGTGCTGCACGCATGGCTGCATGGCATCGGCTTTTTCAACTACGAgagcaaaaaaatgcaaattgttaTTGAAAGAAATCAAATTTAGCAGGATGTCCCCGGGAGAACGCGAGTTATTTGCATCTTACTTCGGTGCAAAATCACCTTCTCCGTCCTGTAAAAAAATCGCGGCAGGCGGCAATGCAATGGGGATGAAATTGGTTTCTGTTGCAAGCGACCGCGTTGTTTACAAAGCAACTTACCAAATAGATAGTATTCACTCAAGCATAGAATTAATCAGGTGTGCACTACCGTATTGCCTCCTTTGGAATTAAGTCGGTCGAATGACTCCGgtcaaatttaaacaaacaccATTCCTCCTAATTCTTGTTAATTAAGTTTTATCCTCTTTACTTCCCGTATGCATTTACTGGTGGTATTAATAGAATTTAATTGCAAGCGTAACCTGGATGGGAATAAATTTAAGAATATGATTTATTTCCCTGAAATTGTTCAGAAAATTTGAAGGgaagtaaaaacttttttcgtaTCAGATTGCTACAGTATGTGTTATGCATTATCTAATAGTGAACTGAAAACTGTTAATGCAAAATTGTTGTCAAAACCGGTTATCACTCACTCACAAGCAATGGCAGCAATGCGAGGCTGCTTAACACATAACACAaccaatttaatttttagtaaACAATGTTTCTGGTAAATAAGTTATTGTTTGTAGCCTTATATTTGTATAAATGACCTcagtataaacattttaataaatttaatagctaaaacaaaaacaatcattactcaaaatatcaaaattaagAATGGAAACCCTGGCTATGGGTTGTTTActtacagaatgtcagtacGAGCCTACGAGGGCTCGTTCTGTGTGAATCAGTCATTCAGTTGTTGAACCTGTCTGTAAGGTTATAAGTCCGTGTATAGAATAACTTCCACTATGAAGGAAATAAAAGCGCATGGATTTGCTGAGTTTATGAAAATTGTCTCGTCAGACGATTTGAAGGGAAAGGCTATTTTCTGTCTTTTCTGCGGTGACAAGGACGCAAATGGCAAAAGTTGGTGT of the Clavelina lepadiformis chromosome 7, kaClaLepa1.1, whole genome shotgun sequence genome contains:
- the LOC143464617 gene encoding uncharacterized protein LOC143464617 codes for the protein MTWINECNGKQVKYFKNMWCLGKFFMLLLLMKRDLVMGASSYHVCNDTCVEQVMPLLEKSDRSTATSQFLRCMGNCTLKPVLQEAKNEIDFKCKRESLNHPLEFPHHADIDVHWIRVKNRNLGKFVIYPILELKPKDASIVELKGFIIDVFETTPSTDDGCYNLSIISPLSPAENQKLSFLVPRYYSYQSHMNFEIRHRVDQQDIVFDSTPKEYLEQAPSCQEAFGGWSCECRGEDQQRKVLYTAPDVVVNGYTVVVRWKPMDPCFSVTDYTVQIIVSPKHPKTGTSYLWEEGTHYSIKNSSTLEYTFSHIYEPKESFVLKTRLRIYANPKGINKHFADSEYTHFEIHDWKLLTSDLKVKALPFASTIEVSFPAANSSYDIKNYNICLNSSNYSHCEVVAQPPEETDKVVKEFKLNPGYYTAQVREIRKPLPKRTRSTKWTKQTAILEPKPTVTVETTVETKPSYLLLVAVTAGIVGVLFVVVVVFFFAWKRGHCRRLRMYLPATIAEKLDKQTKTFESRSLLLVWQRDLRSTELDETHSDNIRHLAAFLSVVCGLDVILDLFEDRQVCEGISKWIQSAYDKAEFVVFICPHFDYTRPGPTAQSVRSLIGDFDRIYNYLENEIGVGEKRSKFVTALLPYSDITCFEKAKYLKKMTSVYKLMNQIDDFFLHVQGRSKLSPDGKLDLQVVSKRGYIDTNEGRAIREGFIKFQQLLKDHSLCGSHTGSRVDDESSASDNISDSYSVHQRLLDGSRSDLTCPDCYRHQSTDEERGAPIMVNVVDRILPPNPPDCNFHIRQQVLNAPPSFVSNPEEEILLINAESGNLPTSESLLVSSNESININPGDRIEKLESHEVETSSKNLNFTHSPTSVQSSSGSEGIITSQPSSSNPMIILPGNLHPAPSSEDSGFLSNTV